In Salvelinus namaycush isolate Seneca chromosome 17, SaNama_1.0, whole genome shotgun sequence, one genomic interval encodes:
- the LOC120061941 gene encoding protocadherin alpha-8-like: MEQRGCGAWRERRQWVVFMVALVLFWSGASAQIRYSISEELKEGTVLGNIAKDLGIDLSTLKERGFRIVSGSNEPLFQLNQNDGILSVNRKIDREEVCERSSVCLINMKTVLENPLEIHYVSVEVLDVNDHSPSFPEKENRLEIYESALPGARFQLQAAVDPDGGQYSVEQYKLSHNDHFRLEVKDRGREGKIPVVNLLKPLDREAMKTHTLLLTAIDGGKPPRSGTVEIFIDVLDVNDNMPVFVKELYSVTLNENSPIGTTVVQVNATDLDEGSNAEVLYFFGKMVKNKIRKLFDVNTNTGEIVVKEVVDFELQDSYEIDIMASDKGSAPLTTDKSITVKIIDLNDNAPEIEVTSFSNAIPEDSRPGTTVALISVNDLDSGLNGKVICSLVEDIPFTLMPSLQDNMYSVVTKSSLDREKLSQYDLTIVAKDAGQPPLSSVKTISVVISDVNDNSPEFTLSSYTLYITENNDPGASVFYVSASDRDIDENALISYYILRDGGDENKWASFLNINSENGNILALKSFDFETLKTFQFQVVATDSGTPSLSSNVTINVFILDQNDNAPVILYPVSANGSTGGVEEIPRNMNAGHLVTKVRAYDADIGYNGWLLFSIQEVTDHSLFALDRYTGQIRTLRSFTETDETTHKLVILVKDNGNVSLSATATVIINVVEPKEAFAASDVKSAVKDEEENSVTFYLIITLGSVSALFIISIFVLIVMQCSNTPDDSSKYLQDVNYDGTLCHSIQYRSGDKRYMLVGPRMSIGSTIVPGSNGNTLVIPEHRRRASGEVRRYS, translated from the coding sequence ATGGAACAAAGAGGATGCGGGGCATGGCGGGAGAGACGGCAGTGGGTCGTCTTCATGGTTGCTTTGGTTCTGTTTTGGAGCGGAGCTTCTGCACAGATAAGATACTCCATCTCTGAAGAGCTTAAGGAAGGAACTGTCCTGGGGAATATAGCTAAGGATTTGGGAATAGATCTGAGTACCTTGAAGGAGAGGGGATTTCGAATCGTGTCGGGCTCGAACGAGCCCCTTTTCCAGCTAAACCAGAATGATGGCATCTTGTCTGTGAACCGAAAAATAGACCGAGAGGAGGTGTGTGAACGGAGCAGCGTGTGTTTGATCAACATGAAAACCGTTCTAGAGAACCCGCTGGAGATCCATTATGTCTCAGTGGAGGTGTTAGACGTTAACGACCATTCTCCCAGCTTTCCCGAGAAAGAGAATCGGTTAGAAATATACGAGTCCGCTTTACCTGGTGCACGATTTCAGCTGCAAGCTGCCGTTGATCCAGATGGTGGCCAGTACTCGGTTGAGCAATATAAACTCAGTCATAATGACCATTTTCGTTTGGAGGTTAAAGATCGAGGAAGGGAAGGTAAAATTCCTGTTGTAAATCTACTAAAGCCCCTAGATAGAGAAGCTATGAAAACACATACATTACTACTCACAGCCATTGATGGAGGAAAACCTCCCAGGTCTGGGACTGTGGAAATATTTATTGATGTTTTAGATGTAAATGATAATATGCCCGTTTTTGTCAAAGAGTTATACTCAGTGACATTGAATGAAAATTCTCCAATAGGCACGACAGTCGTGCAAGTAAATGCCACGGATTTAGACGAGGGTTCGAATGCCGAGGTCCTTTACTTTTTCGGTAAAATGGTAAAAAACAAGATACGTAAACTTTTCGATGTAAATACGAATACGGGTGAGATAGTTGTGAAAGAAGTTGTCGATTTCGAGCTACAAGACAGCTATGAGATTGACATAATGGCATCTGATAAAGGATCTGCCCCTCTGACAACTGACAAAAGCATAACAGTAAAGATTATTGACCTCAACGATAATGCACCTGAGATCGAGGTGACGTCTTTTTCGAACGCAATCCCCGAGGATTCTAGACCAGGTACCACTGTAGCACTGATCAGTGTTAATGATTTAGACTCTGGTCTTAATGGCAAAGTGATCTGCTCTTTAGTTGAGGACATACCATTTACATTAATGCCGTCTTTACAGGACAACATGTATTCTGTAGTCACCAAGTCATCACTGGATCGAGAGAAATTATCACAATATGATCTAACAATAGTTGCTAAAGACGCAGGCCAGCCGCCCCTGTCATCTGTAAAGACTATAAGCGTAGTTATATCAGATGTGAATGATAACAGTCCAGAGTTTACATTAAGCTCCTATACTTTATATATCACTGAGAATAACGACCCAGGTGCCTCGGTATTTTACGTAAGTGCTTCAGATCGTGACATAGATGAAAACGCTCTTATTTCATATTATATTCTTAGAGACGGTGGTGACGAGAACAAATGGGCATCTTTCCTCAACATAAATTCAGAAAATGGAAACATTTTGGCGCTAAAAAGCTTTGACTTTGAAACTTTAAAAACATTCCAATTCCAAGTTGTAGCTACAGACTCTGGAACTCCGTCACTAAGCAGCAACGTCACAATAAACGTGTTCATTCTGGATCAGAACGACAACGCTCCAGTGATCCTGTATCCAGTCAGCGCTAACGGTTCCACTGGAGGTGTGGAGGAGATTCCCCGCAATATGAACGCAGGCCATTTGGTGACTAAAGTGAGAGCCTATGACGCTGATATAGGATATAACGGCTGGTTATTattttcaattcaggaagttacTGACCACAGTCTCTTTGCCTTGGACCGCTATACAGGACAGATAAGGACACTTCGGTCATTCACAGAGACCGACGAGACTACGCATAAACTGGTCATACTGGTAAAAGACAATGGGAACGTTTCACTCTCAGCAACTGCTACTGTGATTATCAACGTTGTGGAGCCCAAAGAGGCTTTTGCAGCTTCTGATGTTAAAAGCGCAGTaaaagacgaggaggagaacagcgttacattttatttgatcatCACTTTGGGGTCAGTTTCAGCACTTTTTATCATCAGTATCTTCGTGTTGATTGTAATGCAGTGCTCCAATACCCCAGACGATTCCTCCAAGTATTTACAAGATGTGAATTACGACGGGACACTGTGCCACAGCATCCAGTACAGATCCGGAGACAAACGGTACATGTTAGTTGGACCCAGAATGAGTATAGGTTCTACTATAGTCCCGGGCAGCAATGGGAATACTCTAGTGATACCTGAACACAGGAGGAGAGCTTCTGGAGAGGTAagaagatacagttga
- the LOC120061942 gene encoding protocadherin alpha-8-like: protein MVALVVFWSGASAQIRYSISEELKEGTVVGNIAKDLGIDLSTLKERGFRIVSGSTEPLFQVNQNDGILYVNRKIDREEVCERSSVCLINMKTVLENPLEIHYVSVEVLDVNDHSPSFPEKEKRLEIFESALPGARFQLQAALDTDGGQYSVQQYKLSHNDHFRLEVKDRGDDGKIPILILKKPLDREAVKSHILLLTAIDGGKPPRSGDMRITVDVLDINDNPPVYTKDAYSVLVNENTIVGTTIVQVNATDLDEGPNGLVMYSFGNSVNSKLRKLFDLNPVTGEIIVRGLIDFEEKDKYELDIQASDKGLAPMTSDKSVVIRIVDLNDNAPEIEVTSFSRAIAEDSRPGTTVALISVNDLDSGLNGKVLCTVMEDTTFKLMPSLQDNIYSVVTMSPLDREKHSEYDVTIVAKDAGQPSLSSVKTISVVVSDVNDNSPEFSLSPYTFYVTENNHPGASLFRVSASDRDINENAIISYQILRNGVEENKLSSFLNINPENGHILALKSFDFETLKTFQFQVVATDSGTPSLSSNVTINVLILDQNDNAPVILYPVSANGSAEGVEEIPRNVNAGHLVSKVRAYDADIGYNGWLLFSLQEVTDHSLFALDRYTGQIRTLRSFTETDEAEHKLVILVKDNGNVSLSATATVIINVVVPKEAFASSDVKSAGKDEEENSVTFYLIITLGSVSALFIISIFVLIIMQCSNTPDDSSKYLQDVNYDGTLCHSIQYRSGDKRYMLVGPRMSIGSTIVPGSNGNTLVVPEHRRRASGEVRR, encoded by the coding sequence ATGGTTGCTTTGGTTGTCTTTTGGAGCGGAGCTTCTGCACAGATAAGATACTCCATCTCTGAAGAGCTTAAGGAAGGAACTGTCGTGGGGAATATAGCTAAGGATTTGGGAATAGATCTGAGCACCTTGAAGGAGAGGGGATTTCGAATCGTGTCTGGCTCGACGGAGCCCCTTTTCCAGGTAAACCAGAATGACGGCATCTTGTATGTGAACCGAAAAATAGACCGAGAGGAGGTGTGTGAACGGAGCAGCGTGTGTTTGATCAACATGAAAACCGTTCTAGAGAACCCGCTGGAGATCCATTATGTCTCAGTGGAGGTGTTAGACGTTAACGACCATTCTCCCAGCTTTCCCGAGAAAGAGAAACGGTTAGAGATATTTGAGTCAGCCTTACCAGGGGCGCGATTTCAGCTCCAGGCTGCGCTCGACACTGATGGTGGACAATACTCAGTTCAACAGTATAAACTCAGTCACAACGATCATTTCCGTTTGGAAGTTAAAGACCGAGGTGATGATGGCAAAATCCCGATATTAATATTAAAAAAACCACTGGATAGAGAGGCTGTAAAGAGCCATATACTGCTGCTCACAGCTATTGATGGAGGAAAACCTCCAAGATCTGGAGACATGAGAATAACTGTAGATGTACTGGATATCAATGATAACCCCCCTGTCTATACAAAAGATGCTTACTCTGTATTGGTGAATGAAAATACTATTGTTGGCACAACAATTGTACAGGTAAACGCCACCGATTTGGACGAGGGACCAAACGGTTTAGTAATGTACTCGTTTGGCAATAGCGTGAATAGTAAATTACGCAAACTCTTTGATCTGAACCCAGTAACAGGTGAAATCATTGTGAGAGGACTGATAGATTTTGAAGAAAAAGACAAGTACGAACTCGACATACAGGCATCGGATAAAGGACTTGCACCAATGACATCAGATAAAAGCGTAGTAATAAGGATAGTTGACCTCAATGACAACGCTCCTGAGATTGAGGTGACATCATTTTCAAGAGCAATCGCCGAGGATTCTAGACCTGGAACCACAGTCGCGCTAATCAGTGTTAATGATTTGGACTCTGGTCTCAACGGGAAAGTTCTCTGCACTGTGATGGAAGACACAACTTTCAAACTAATGCCATCACTACAGGATAATATTTACTCTGTGGTCACCATGTCACCCCTGGATAGGGAAAAACATTCTGAATATGATGTTACAATAGTAGCCAAAGACGCAGGCCAGCCGTCCCTGTCATCTGTAAAGACTATTAGTGTTGTAGTATCagatgtgaatgacaacagtccAGAGTTTTCACTGAGCCCCTATACTTTCTATGTCACTGAGAATAACCACCCAGGCGCCTCACTATTTCGCGTGAGTGCATCTGATCGTGACATAAATGAAAACGCAATTATTTCATATCAAATTCTGAGAAACGGTGTAGAGGAGAATAAATTGTCATCTTTCCTCAACATAAATCCTGAAAATGGACACATACTGGCGCTAAAAAGCTTTGACTTTGAAACACTCAAAACATTCCAATTCCAAGTTGTAGCTACAGACTCTGGAACTCCGTCACTAAGCAGCAACGTCACAATAAACGTGTTAATTCTGGATCAGAACGACAACGCTCCAGTGATCTTGTATCCAGTCAGCGCTAATGGTTCCgctgaaggtgtggaggagattCCCCGCAATGTGAACGCAGGACATTTGGTATCTAAAGTGAGAGCCTATGACGCTGATATAGGATATAACGGCTGGTTATTATTTTCACTGCAGGAAGTTACTGACCACAGTCTCTTTGCCTTGGACCGCTATACAGGACAGATAAGGACACTTCGGTCATTCACAGAGACCGACGAGGCTGAGCATAAACTGGTCATACTGGTAAAAGACAATGGGAACGTTTCACTCTCAGCAACAGCTACTGTGATTATCAACGTTGTGGTGCCCAAAGAGGCTTTTGCATCTTCTGATGTTAAAAGCGCAGGGAAAGATGAGGAGGAGAACAGCgttacattttatttgatcatCACTTTGGGGTCAGTTTCAGCACTTTTTATCATCAGTATCTTCGTGTTGATTATAATGCAGTGCTCCAATACCCCAGACGATTCCTCCAAGTATTTACAAGATGTGAATTACGACGGGACACTGTGCCACAGCATCCAGTACAGATCCGGAGACAAACGGTACATGTTAGTTGGACCCAGAATGAGTATAGGTTCTACTATTGTCCCGGGAAGCAATGGGAATACTCTAGTGGTACCTGAACACAGGAGGAGAGCTTCTGGAGAGGTAAGGAGATGA
- the LOC120061943 gene encoding LOW QUALITY PROTEIN: cadherin-23-like (The sequence of the model RefSeq protein was modified relative to this genomic sequence to represent the inferred CDS: inserted 2 bases in 1 codon): protein MGDGGQRRRWEYWCVALRFSLLLCFVEQVSAQIRYSIPEEVEEGAVVGNVAKDLGLDVSSLVERRFRIVSGSKDALFHINQNNGVLYVHKNIDREELCDGTGVCLMNLKIVVENPLEIHYVQLEIKDVNDHSPMFTENEQHFEIAEHVPPGTRLQIPTARDPDIGVNSVRFYKLSQNHFFDIEIKDSDEDKIPFLILQKSLDRENRINHSLVLTAIDGGNPPKSGSLNITVTVLDVNDNKPVFSQDTYSVTLQENAPIGTIVVKVNATDLDEGLNRVVEYSLGRNLKSKVYDVFELDSVTGEITVKAQVDFDDTEVYKLSVQASDRGQPPWTVECGVIIKILDVNDNNPEIEVTSLSNMVSEDSKPGTVISLISVTDKDSGINGKVLCSLLGDVPFELKPSFQDNMYSLVTKQRLDREFVSNYDITITATDCGQPPLSTFKTLSVQISDVNDNSPEFSQNPIELYLVENNVPGASIFSVSASDKDFNENVAISYHIVRGEGTQNDMTSFLNINSDNGHISALKSFDFETLKTFKFQVVATDSGTPSLSSNVTINVFILDQNDNAPVILYPVSANGSTEGVEEIPRNMNAGHLVTKVRAYDADIGYNGWLLFSLQEVTDHSLFALDRYTGQIRTLRSFTETDEAEHKLVILVKDNGNVSLSATATVIINVVEPEEAFAASDVKSAVKDEEENSVTFYLIITLGSVSALFIISIFVLIVMQCSNTPDDSSKYLQDVNYDGTLCHSIQYRSGDKRYMLVGPRMSIGSTIFPGSNGNTLVVPDHRRRASGEGLSLKSEDQERTEKRGASLGDAVVCIFVVLFPWSLXCQIRYSIAEESKEGSYVGDVAKDLGFSVDILAERRFRIVSGSKEGLLQINQDNGVLYVNRNIDREELCEKISVCLINLKTVAENPMEIHYVEVEITDINDHSPIFPEKEKRLEIAENAVLQGTRFPLDAARDPDVGANSLCKYTLSQNDNFDLDVKTRGEDKIPFLILKKTLDREQKPEIRLILTAFDGGETARSGTVNVTIHVIDVNDNAPVFDRQVYTVTLYENPPVGASVLRLHATDIDDGANGQVIYTFDNSLKNKAFDLFEIDDVTGEITVKGLIDFEEQSVYEIDMQASDKGPVTLTGHCSVVINVKDVNDNAPEMDVTSLSSQVPEDARPGTAVALISVFDMDSGENGLVICTISDNIPFELKPSFQKNMYSLITKSRLDKESEPVYTVTITSTDKGVPSLSSHKTITVHISDVNDNSPVFSRSQYTFYVPENNAPHASVFSMSASDRDQDDNARVSYNIWKSDGDAPTISYLNINSDDGSIYALKSFDFETLKTFQFQVVATDSGTPSLSSNVTVNVFILDQNDNAPVILYPVSANGSTEGVEEIPRNVNAGHLVTKVRAYDADIGYNGWLLFSLQEVTDHSLFALDRYTGQIRTLRSFTETDEAEHKLVILVKDNGNVSLSATATVIINVVEPKEAFAASDVKSAVKDEEENSVTFYLIITLGSVSALFIISIIVLIVMQCSKAPDDPSKYLQDVNYDGTLCHSIQYRSGDKRYMLVGPRMSIGSTIVPGSNGNTLVVPDHRRRASGELCRRTYTVQIK from the exons ATGGGAGACGGAGGACAAAGGCGCAGATGGGAGTACTGGTGTGTTGCTCTGCGTTTCTCTTTGCTGCTGTGCTTCGTGGAGCAGGTTTCGGCTCAGATAAGGTACTCTATTCcagaggaggtggaagagggaGCCGTTGTTGGAAATGTTGCTAAGGATTTGGGTCTTGACGTCAGTAGTTTGGTGGAGAGACGGTTTCGTATCGTTTCTGGATCGAAGGACGCTCTTTTCCACATAAATCAGAACAATGGCGTCTTGTATGTTCATAAGAATATCGACAGAGAGGAGCTCTGTGATGGCACTGGCGTGTGCTTGATGAACCTGAAGATTGTAGTTGAGAATCCTCTAGAAATACATTATGTTCAGTTAGAAATCAAAGATGTCAATGACCATTCACCTATGTTCACAGAAAATGAGCAGCATTTTGAAATAGCAGAACATGTCCCTCCGGGAACTCGCTTACAAATTCCGACTGCTCGTGATCCGGACATAGGTGTAAACTCTGTACGTTTTTACAAATTAAGTCAGAATCATTTTTTCGACATTGAGATAAAAGATAGCGATGAGGACAAAATACCATTTTTAATATTACAGAAATCTCTAGATAGGGAGAACAGAATCAACCACTCATTGGTTTTAACTGCTATCGATGGAGGGAATCCGCCAAAATCAGGATCTCTAAATATAACCGTTACTGTTCTTGACGTAAATGATAACAAgcctgtttttagtcaagacacATATTCTGTAACTTTACAAGAAAACGCCCCTATTGGTACCATCGTTgtaaaagtaaatgctactgATCTAGATGAAGGGTTAAACCGTGTTGTTGAATACTCTCTTGGCAGAAACCTTAAAAGCAAAGTTTATGACGTGTTTGAATTGGATAGCGTTACAGGTGAAATTACAGTTAAGGCCCAGGTAGACTTTGATGACACCGAGGTGTACAAACTTAGTGTGCAAGCATCAGACAGAGGTCAGCCTCCATGGACTGTCGAATGCGGGGTTATCATAAAAATACTTGATGTGAATGATAACAATCCCGAGATAGAGGTAACATCCCTTTCCAATATGGTCTCTGAAGATTCCAAACCAGGAACTGTTATTTCTCTCATAAGCGTTACTGATAAAGACTCCGGTATTAATGGAAAAGTGTTGTGTAGTCTGTTAGGAGATGTACCCTTTGAGTTAAAACCTTCATTTCAGGATAATATGTACTCTTTAGTGACCAAACAACGATTAGACAGAGAGTTTGTGTCCaattatgacatcacaataacAGCCACTGACTGTGGTCAGCCTCCCCTGTCCACATTCAAAACTCTGAGCGTCCAGATATCAGATGTGAACGATAACAGCCCAGAATTCTCTCAAAACCCTATTGAGCTGTACTTAGTGGAAAATAACGTCCCCGGTGCGTCCATATTCTCTGTAAGCGCCTCTGATAAAGACTTTAATGAAAATGTAGCCATTTCATATCACATTGTTAGAGGCGAAGGGACACAAAATGATATGACATCTTTCCTGAATATCAATTCTGACAATGGACATATTTCTGCTCTAAAAAGCTTTGACTTTGAAACTTTAAAAACATTCAAATTCCAAGTTGTAGCTACAGACTCTGGAACTCCGTCACTAAGCAGCAACGTCACAATAAACGTGTTCATTCTGGATCAGAACGACAACGCTCCAGTGATATTGTATCCAGTCAGCGCTAACGGTTCCActgaaggtgtggaggagattCCCCGCAATATGAACGCAGGCCATTTGGTGACTAAAGTGAGAGCCTATGACGCTGATATAGGATATAACGGCTGGTTATTATTTTCACTGCAGGAAGTTACTGACCACAGCCTCTTTGCTTTGGACCGTTATACAGGACAGATAAGGACACTTCGGTCATTCACAGAGACAGACGAGGCTGAGCATAAACTGGTCATACTGGTAAAAGACAATGGGAACGTTTCACTCTCAGCAACAGCTACTGTGATTATCAACGTTGTGGAGCCCGAAGAGGCTTTTGCAGCTTCTGATGTTAAAAGCGCAGTaaaagacgaggaggagaacagcgttacattttatttgatcatCACTTTGGGGTCAGTTTCAGCACTTTTTATCATCAGTATCTTCGTGTTGATTGTAATGCAGTGCTCCAATACCCCAGACGATTCCTCCAAGTATTTACAAGATGTGAATTACGACGGGACACTGTGCCACAGCATCCAGTACAGATCCGGAGACAAACGGTACATGTTAGTTGGACCCAGAATGAGTATAGGTTCAACTATATTCCCGGGCAGCAATGGGAATACTCTAGTGGTACCTGACCACAGGAGGAGAGCTTCTGGAGAG GGTCTGTCCTTGAAATCAGAGGATCAGGA ACGGACAGAGAAGAGAGGCGCCTCACTGGGCGATGCTGTcgtttgtatttttgttgtgCTTTTCCCGTGGAGCTT TTGTCAAATACGCTATTCTATCGCGGAGGAGTCGAAAGAAGGTTCTTATGTGGGAGATGTAGCAAAGGATTTGGGGTTCAGTGTGGATATACTGGCGGAGCGAAGGTTTCGGATTGTATCTGGCTCTAAGGAAGGTCTTTTGCAGATAAACCAAGATAATGGCGTGTTGTATGTGAACAGAAACATCGACAGGGAGGAGCTGTGTGAGAAAATCAGTGTGTGTTTAATCAACCTAAAAACCGTCGCCGAAAATCCAATGGAAATACATTATGTTGAGGTTGAAATTACGGATATAAATGACCATTCTCCCATTTTTCCAGAAAAGGAGAAACGCTTAGAGATTGCAGAGAATGCTGTGCTCCAAGGAACGCGTTTTCCTCTTGACGCTGCGCGTGACCCTGATGTTGGAGCAAATAGTCTCTGTAAGTACACTCTCAGTCAAAACGATAACTTTGACTTAGATGTTAAAACTCGCGGTGAAGATAAAATTCCTTTTCTGATTTTGAAAAAGACGCTAGACAGAGAGCAGAAACCTGAAATTCGACTGATTTTGACTGCGTTTGACGGAGGTGAGACAGCTAGATCTGGCACAGTCAATGTAACAATACATGTGATTGATGTCAATGACAACGCACCAGTCTTTGACAGACAGGTGTATACGGTAACTTTATATGAAAATCCTCCCGTAGGTGCCTCAGTTCTAAGATTACACGCCACGGATATAGATGATGGCGCCAACGGACAGGTTATATACACTTTTGATAACAGTCTTAAAAACAAAGCGTTCGATTTATTCGAGATAGATGATGTTACAGGTGAGATCACTGTAAAAGGATTAATAGACTTTGAAGAGCAGAGTGTTTATGAAATTGACATGCAGGCCTCTGACAAAGGTCCAGTTACATTAACTGGTCACTGTAGTGTTGTTATTAACGTGAAAGATGTAAATGACAACGCACCTGAGATGGACGTGACGTCCCTATCAAGCCAAGTCCCCGAGGATGCACGACCCGGTACAGCGGTAGCTCTTATCAGCGTGTTTGATATGGACTCTGGTGAAAACGGCTTAGTTATATGTACAATCTCAGACAACATCCCTTTCGAATTAAAACCGTCCTTTCAGAAAAATATGTATTCGTTGATTACTAAAAGCAGATTGGACAAAGAGTCAGAGCCTGTGTACACAGTGACTATAACTTCTACAGATAAAGGAGTCCCATCACTGTCTTCCCACAAAACCATCACAGTCCATATTTCAGACGTTAATGATAACAGTCCTGTGTTTTCTCGGAGTCAGTATACTTTTTATGTACCGGAAAACAATGCTCCACACGCGTCTGTGTTTTCCATGAGTGCCTCAGATAGAGACCAAGATGACAACGCTCGTGTGTCTTATAACATTTGGAAAAGTGATGGCGACGCTCCTACTATATCCTACCTAAATATTAATTCTGATGATGGTAGCATTTACGCGCTAAAAAGCTTTGACTTTGAAACACTTAAAACATTCCAATTCCAAGTTGTAGCTACAGACTCTGGAACTCCGTCATTAAGCAGCAACGTCACAGTGAATGTGTTCATTCTGGATCAGAACGACAACGCTCCAGTGATCTTGTATCCAGTCAGCGCTAACGGTTCCActgaaggtgtggaggagattCCCCGCAATGTGAACGCAGGCCATTTGGTGACTAAAGTGAGAGCCTATGACGCTGATATAGGATATAACGGCTGGTTATTATTTTCACTGCAGGAAGTTACTGACCACAGTCTCTTTGCTTTGGACCGTTATACAGGACAGATAAGGACACTTCGGTCATTCACAGAGACCGACGAGGCTGAGCATAAACTGGTCATACTGGTAAAAGACAATGGGAACGTTTCACTCTCAGCAACTGCTACTGTGATTATCAACGTTGTGGAGCCCAAAGAGGCTTTTGCAGCTTCTGATGTTAAAAGCGCAGTaaaagacgaggaggagaacagcgttacattttatttgatcatCACTTTGGGGTCAGTTTCAGCACTTTTTATCATCAGTATCATCGTGTTGATTGTAATGCAGTGCTCCAAAGCCCCAGACGATCCCTCCAAGTATTTACAAGATGTGAATTACGACGGGACACTGTGCCACAGCATCCAGTACAGATCCGGAGACAAACGGTACATGTTAGTTGGACCCAGAATGAGTATAGGTTCTACTATAGTCCCGGGCAGCAATGGGAATACTCTAGTGGTACCTGACCACAGGAGGAGAGCTTCTGGAGAG CTCTGCAGGAGAACATATACCGTGCAGATAAAGTAA